AAGATTTGGTAATAGAAAATGCCAAAGGTATCGTAAAATTAACCGATAGGAATGGTAATATTTATGAGATTGGAGCAGATAACGGTACTAAGATATTAAGAACAACCACGGCAAAGCTGCAAAAGGAATTGTCGGAAAAAGTCAGCGAAATAAATAGCCTTAAATACACTATTGAAAAACAACGCAAGACTATAGAGGAATTAAATACAAAATCGGGCGAAGTTTTAAAGGAATATGATAAGTTGTATAAGTTTTCAAAAATACAAGAAGAAATCATAAATGAAACAGATGAGTCTTCAAAAACAGACCGAAAAAATATACCTCTATGGCTTTATGGGCTTATTGGTGTTTCAATAATCCTTATTTGGGAATTTTCAAAATACGCTATTAAATCTAGGTTAAAAATATTTTAAAATGATACTTACCAACTACAAAACATTTCCCATAGCAGGACATCACAATTCAGATCCTGGAGCAGTTTACAATGGACAAAAAGAAGCCGATTTGACAAAGGAAGCTAGGAATTTGTTTGTCAAGTATTTCCCAAACGGGAAGAATGAGCTGATATTAGACAGAGATAACGAAACTAATACACAGCTTCAAAGAAGAATTAAACCTGGAGCAGGTTCTGTCTTGTTAGATATACATTTCAACGCTGGACCTATAACGGTAACAGGAACTGAATCTTTCGTAAATAGGAGGGATTTTTTAAACAAAAATTCTATGAGTTACCGAATGGCTGACGAAATCAGTAAAGCCACATCGGAAATTTTAGGTGTTCCAAATAGAGGCGTGAAGTGTGAGAGTACAACACGACACGGAAGATTGGGAATATTGAACTTAGGAGCAGGTTGCTCTGTGCTTTGGGAGGTTTGTTTTATTTCAAACCCAAATGATATGGAACAATGGGATTTAAAGAAAG
This Riemerella anatipestifer DNA region includes the following protein-coding sequences:
- a CDS encoding N-acetylmuramoyl-L-alanine amidase translates to MILTNYKTFPIAGHHNSDPGAVYNGQKEADLTKEARNLFVKYFPNGKNELILDRDNETNTQLQRRIKPGAGSVLLDIHFNAGPITVTGTESFVNRRDFLNKNSMSYRMADEISKATSEILGVPNRGVKCESTTRHGRLGILNLGAGCSVLWEVCFISNPNDMEQWDLKKEILMKKIAEIAAKYDDMR